One genomic window of Hymenobacter sp. J193 includes the following:
- a CDS encoding NeuD/PglB/VioB family sugar acetyltransferase, producing MENPVIILGAQTVGTAALDAFQSNDVVVYCLLDDDKALQNTELNDVPVMGNTDDAQLLKLLGKKCEVFVATDDTASRRSLTSMLHEEYTVAPVNAIHARASVSEHAWLGHGILVGANAVVASTAKVENGCIIGPNAVVEAKVQVGEYAQLGSGSILNAGVEVGAQAFIGSGVVVVAGVKIGAKARVGAGSVVVADVPAGQTVFGNPAAKV from the coding sequence ATGGAAAATCCCGTAATCATTCTTGGTGCCCAAACCGTCGGCACGGCTGCCCTCGACGCCTTCCAAAGCAACGACGTAGTAGTGTATTGCCTGCTCGACGACGACAAAGCCCTCCAGAATACCGAACTCAACGACGTGCCCGTGATGGGCAATACCGACGACGCTCAGCTCCTGAAGCTGCTAGGTAAGAAGTGCGAAGTATTCGTGGCTACCGATGATACCGCCAGCCGCCGCAGCCTCACCAGCATGCTGCACGAGGAGTACACCGTAGCGCCCGTCAACGCCATTCACGCCCGCGCCAGCGTATCGGAGCACGCGTGGCTGGGGCATGGCATTCTGGTAGGTGCCAACGCCGTGGTAGCCAGCACCGCCAAAGTAGAAAACGGCTGCATTATCGGCCCTAATGCCGTGGTGGAAGCCAAGGTACAGGTGGGCGAATACGCGCAGCTGGGTTCCGGCTCCATTCTTAACGCGGGCGTTGAAGTAGGCGCGCAGGCCTTTATCGGCTCGGGCGTGGTGGTGGTAGCGGGCGTAAAAATCGGGGCCAAAGCCCGCGTGGGGGCCGGCTCTGTGGTAGTGGCCGATGTGCCCGCCGGCCAGACCGTGTTCGGTAACCCCGCCGCTAAGGTTTAA
- a CDS encoding DUF2851 family protein, which translates to MQEDFLHYVWQQQYFDKVSLHTQEGELLTVLRPGFRHQDAGPDFPNARVRIGEVEWNGAVEIHLRASDWHRHQHHLDRRYDQVILHVVHTADEPVRRTDGTLIPTLELGPRLAPELLHTYQELLAAPPATLPCAGLLPQVPTITRLSMVERALLERADRKAATVLALHEQLLGDWEATTWHALAAGFGFQKNTEPLTRLAKALPLSVLRRHRYQLLQTEALLLGQAGFLADTDASDDHKAALVREYSFLRHKYELAETALQAHEWNFLRLRPANFPTARLVQLAALLHARPTLFAALLAAADVPTLEAFFRVPLADYWHKHTRPGRPGKLTELGRDSVHLLISNVVVPLRVAYARHVGQSELAEEAVNLLAQLPAEHNRLLAPFEALGFQNKSAADSQGLLTLQREYCQPRRCLHCAIGNRILRQNPLVS; encoded by the coding sequence ATGCAGGAAGATTTTCTCCACTACGTCTGGCAGCAGCAGTATTTCGATAAAGTCAGCCTGCACACCCAGGAAGGCGAGCTGCTGACGGTGCTGCGCCCCGGCTTCCGCCACCAGGATGCCGGGCCCGACTTTCCCAACGCCCGCGTCCGCATTGGGGAGGTAGAGTGGAACGGAGCCGTGGAAATTCACCTGCGCGCCTCCGACTGGCACCGCCACCAGCACCACCTCGACCGGCGCTACGACCAGGTAATCCTGCACGTGGTACACACCGCCGATGAACCCGTGCGCCGCACCGACGGCACGCTTATTCCAACCCTGGAACTGGGGCCGCGCCTGGCGCCGGAGCTGCTGCACACTTACCAGGAACTGCTGGCCGCGCCCCCAGCCACGCTGCCCTGCGCCGGCCTGCTGCCGCAGGTACCGACCATAACGCGCCTTTCGATGGTGGAGCGGGCCCTGCTGGAACGGGCGGACCGCAAAGCTGCCACCGTACTGGCCCTGCACGAGCAGCTTTTGGGCGACTGGGAAGCCACCACCTGGCACGCGCTGGCCGCTGGCTTCGGCTTCCAGAAGAACACCGAGCCGCTAACCCGGCTGGCCAAGGCCCTGCCGCTGTCCGTGCTGCGCCGTCACCGCTACCAACTGCTGCAGACCGAGGCGCTGCTGCTCGGGCAGGCCGGTTTTCTGGCCGATACAGATGCTTCGGACGACCACAAGGCCGCGCTGGTGCGTGAGTACAGCTTCCTGCGGCACAAATACGAATTGGCCGAAACGGCGCTTCAGGCCCATGAATGGAACTTCCTGCGCCTGCGGCCCGCCAACTTTCCCACTGCCCGGCTGGTGCAGCTGGCCGCGCTGCTGCACGCCCGCCCCACGCTGTTTGCCGCCCTGCTGGCCGCCGCCGACGTGCCCACGCTCGAAGCGTTTTTCCGGGTGCCGCTGGCCGACTACTGGCACAAGCACACCCGGCCGGGGCGGCCCGGTAAGCTCACGGAGCTGGGCCGGGACAGCGTACACCTGCTCATCAGCAACGTGGTGGTGCCCCTGCGCGTGGCCTATGCCCGTCACGTAGGGCAATCTGAGTTGGCGGAAGAAGCCGTGAACCTGCTGGCGCAGCTGCCGGCCGAACACAACCGGCTGCTGGCTCCCTTCGAGGCCCTGGGCTTCCAAAATAAGTCGGCAGCCGACTCGCAGGGGCTGCTTACGCTGCAGCGGGAGTACTGCCAGCCGCGCCGCTGCCTGCACTGTGCCATCGGGAATCGTATTTTGCGCCAAAATCCGTTGGTGTCTTGA
- a CDS encoding tetratricopeptide repeat protein — MAQQNPAVSIRLRRALRLIHRANFGRYATNRYIAQARTQLELVAKAGNSTAMYWLGMFYHDGWGVAQNDQLMIHWLKKAAAAGHRKAAYNIGVAYDTGTGVAKNLTKSFRYYHQAANAGKVEAMHATGTFYYWGEGVQQDYAKARNWFRKSARHGHADSMCELGRLYQRSVSGYQSHRWATYWFRRAVEAGSTKAHTFLGLEYTISKNWEQARHYLEAATELSQSDAMYFLGLWAEEGWSSPSNLVDARFWFRQAAELHHEKAALHLALLEGEEF, encoded by the coding sequence GTGGCTCAGCAAAATCCAGCGGTTTCTATCCGTCTTCGTCGTGCCCTGCGCCTGATCCACCGGGCCAATTTTGGCCGGTATGCTACCAACCGCTACATAGCTCAGGCCCGCACTCAACTGGAACTCGTGGCCAAGGCAGGCAACAGCACCGCTATGTATTGGCTGGGCATGTTTTATCACGATGGCTGGGGAGTAGCTCAGAACGATCAGCTGATGATCCACTGGCTGAAGAAGGCCGCCGCCGCCGGCCACCGCAAAGCCGCCTATAATATAGGCGTGGCCTATGACACTGGAACAGGAGTAGCCAAAAACCTGACGAAGTCTTTCCGCTATTATCATCAGGCCGCTAATGCGGGCAAAGTAGAGGCCATGCACGCCACGGGCACCTTTTATTATTGGGGCGAAGGTGTACAGCAGGATTATGCCAAAGCACGAAACTGGTTTCGCAAAAGCGCCCGGCACGGCCACGCCGACAGCATGTGCGAGCTAGGGCGGCTATATCAGCGGAGCGTGAGCGGATACCAGAGCCACCGTTGGGCTACCTATTGGTTTCGCCGGGCTGTTGAGGCTGGCAGCACCAAAGCACATACTTTCCTCGGCTTAGAATACACCATCAGCAAGAACTGGGAGCAAGCCCGGCATTATCTGGAAGCAGCAACTGAGTTAAGCCAATCCGACGCTATGTACTTCCTGGGCCTCTGGGCGGAAGAAGGATGGAGTAGCCCCAGTAATTTGGTCGACGCCCGATTCTGGTTTAGGCAGGCCGCCGAGCTGCACCACGAAAAAGCAGCTTTGCATCTGGCCTTACTCGAAGGCGAAGAATTCTAA
- a CDS encoding outer membrane lipoprotein carrier protein LolA → MKKFLALLALSLSLTSAASAQQDPKATKILDQMSAKYQAMKAFKASFTQTLENPTAKVKENLSGDITVSGTKFRLKMNGQEVINNGQTMWTYMKAENEVNISDYESDDQEISPSQIYTLYKKGYKYSYVEEVKEAGEAFDVIELSPEDRNNSVFKVRLKVSKKDKSVKSWQMFKKNGNRYTFRINKFTPNVPVDATTFTFDKAKYKGVKVIDLR, encoded by the coding sequence ATGAAAAAGTTTCTCGCCCTGCTGGCTTTGTCCTTGTCGCTCACGTCGGCTGCCTCGGCTCAGCAGGACCCCAAAGCCACCAAGATTCTGGACCAGATGAGCGCCAAGTATCAGGCCATGAAGGCCTTTAAAGCCTCATTTACCCAGACGCTCGAAAACCCCACCGCCAAGGTGAAAGAAAACCTGTCGGGTGACATCACGGTGAGCGGCACCAAGTTCCGGCTGAAGATGAATGGCCAGGAAGTCATCAACAATGGCCAGACGATGTGGACCTACATGAAGGCAGAAAACGAGGTGAATATTTCCGACTATGAGTCGGACGACCAGGAAATTTCGCCTTCCCAGATTTACACCCTCTACAAGAAAGGCTATAAGTACTCCTACGTGGAGGAAGTAAAGGAAGCCGGCGAGGCCTTCGACGTAATTGAACTCTCGCCCGAGGACCGTAACAACTCCGTTTTCAAGGTTCGCCTGAAGGTGAGCAAGAAGGATAAGTCGGTGAAAAGCTGGCAGATGTTCAAGAAGAACGGCAACCGCTACACCTTCCGCATCAACAAGTTCACGCCCAACGTGCCCGTAGATGCCACCACCTTCACCTTCGACAAAGCCAAGTATAAAGGCGTAAAAGTGATTGACCTGCGCTAA
- a CDS encoding DNA translocase FtsK: protein MAKNTYKQPAAPAPPAANAPRPPRNQPRPGPEAPREQRRPEPRPAAKAPKAPRQPIKLPSLGNVFGFLRDRRFQLFLGFFFLLASIYLTIAFLSFLFTGQADQSVVQSAGATPLKEAGQETGNWLGLIGATLAQWLIYRGFGVAAFAVIPIVFFLGYKIVFRRDDVSVSYVLALCLFTMGWLSILLGYVVLSLEAPDADPALAHSLDFLSGGIGYEAALWLDSLIGWGTVLLLAFLLISFVVFFFNVTTLNLRRPDSEDTAAQPLAPEYSRAGLGVNHAANPAAALEVEDDEPAAPAMTLKRVGPLAATAPTPSAPLTAEEDEEDEPDAPFLTSGSVATPAAAAAVPLTVAPVAAAATTAASTALKMGGAAAAGPSFSIEAPAAEPVAPPVPARVPTPLSMADLADNDAPLPAAAPVAKGPSFEVEIPVAAPPLEIDRDNGELDPAAGADMAAIADEDEDADAMPNVNYDPTLDLSRYQYPTLELLNDYGQAKAQVSKEELEANKDRIVETLGHYGISIASIKATIGPTVTLYEIVPDAGVRISKIKSLEDDIALSLAALGIRIIAPIPGKGTIGIEVPNTKKEMVSIRSVFATEKFAHTEMDLPIAFGRTITNEVFVADLAKMPHLLMAGATGQGKSVGLNVILASLLYKRHPAQLKFVLVDPKKVELSIFNKIERHFLAKLPDTEEAIITDTKKVVNTLNSLCMEMDKRYDLLKDAGCRNLKEYNRKFVERKLNPKKGHRFMPFIVLVIDELADLMMTAGKEVETPIARLAQLARAIGIHLIVATQRPSVNVITGIIKANFPCRISFKVTSKIDSRTILDTGGADQLVGQGDMLFSAGSDLIRVQCAFIDTPEVDRVCDFISEQQGYPDAYLLPEVAGESGAGSGDAEDFDPASRDSMFEEAARVIVTHQQGSTSLLQRRLKLGYNRAGRLIDQLEHAGIVGPFEGSKAREVLIPDEYSLEQLLNSLPK, encoded by the coding sequence ATGGCTAAAAATACATACAAACAACCCGCCGCGCCGGCCCCACCGGCGGCTAATGCTCCCCGGCCCCCGCGCAACCAGCCGCGCCCCGGTCCTGAAGCGCCCCGGGAGCAGCGCCGCCCCGAGCCCCGGCCCGCTGCCAAGGCACCCAAGGCCCCGCGCCAGCCCATTAAGCTGCCTTCCCTGGGCAACGTGTTCGGCTTTTTGCGCGACCGGCGCTTTCAGCTGTTCCTGGGCTTTTTCTTCCTGCTCGCGTCCATCTACCTTACTATTGCCTTCCTCTCGTTCCTGTTCACGGGTCAGGCCGACCAGAGCGTAGTGCAGAGTGCCGGCGCTACGCCGCTAAAGGAAGCCGGGCAGGAAACCGGCAACTGGCTGGGCCTCATCGGGGCCACGCTGGCGCAATGGCTGATTTACCGGGGCTTCGGGGTGGCGGCCTTTGCCGTTATTCCCATCGTCTTCTTCCTCGGCTACAAGATTGTATTCCGGCGCGACGATGTGTCGGTGAGCTACGTGCTGGCCTTATGCCTGTTCACGATGGGCTGGTTGAGCATACTGCTGGGCTACGTGGTGCTTTCCCTGGAAGCGCCCGATGCCGACCCCGCCCTGGCCCACAGCCTCGACTTTCTGAGCGGCGGTATCGGCTACGAAGCGGCCCTCTGGCTCGACAGCCTCATTGGCTGGGGCACGGTGCTGCTGCTGGCTTTTCTGCTGATTTCCTTCGTGGTGTTCTTTTTCAACGTGACCACGCTGAACCTGCGCCGCCCCGACAGTGAGGACACTGCTGCCCAGCCCCTGGCGCCCGAGTACAGCCGCGCCGGCCTAGGCGTCAACCACGCCGCCAACCCCGCTGCTGCGCTAGAAGTTGAGGACGACGAGCCCGCCGCCCCGGCCATGACGCTCAAGCGCGTAGGCCCGTTGGCCGCCACGGCTCCAACGCCCTCCGCACCGCTAACCGCTGAGGAAGACGAAGAGGACGAGCCCGACGCGCCATTCCTGACCAGTGGCTCCGTAGCAACTCCGGCCGCTGCGGCCGCCGTACCCCTCACGGTAGCCCCGGTAGCTGCAGCGGCTACGACTGCTGCCTCGACTGCTTTGAAGATGGGTGGCGCAGCAGCTGCCGGCCCGTCATTCTCTATCGAAGCGCCGGCTGCCGAACCAGTAGCCCCGCCTGTGCCGGCCCGGGTGCCTACCCCGCTTTCTATGGCCGACCTGGCCGACAACGACGCGCCCCTGCCGGCCGCCGCGCCCGTAGCCAAAGGTCCGTCGTTTGAAGTGGAAATACCCGTAGCCGCGCCTCCGCTGGAAATCGACCGGGACAACGGCGAGCTGGACCCCGCCGCCGGCGCCGATATGGCCGCCATTGCCGATGAGGATGAGGATGCCGACGCTATGCCCAACGTGAACTACGACCCCACGCTGGACCTCTCGCGCTACCAATACCCCACGCTGGAGCTGCTCAACGACTACGGCCAGGCCAAAGCCCAGGTCAGCAAGGAAGAGCTGGAAGCCAACAAGGACCGCATTGTGGAGACGCTGGGCCACTACGGCATCAGCATCGCCAGCATCAAAGCCACCATTGGGCCTACCGTCACGCTCTACGAAATCGTGCCGGACGCCGGGGTGCGCATTAGCAAGATCAAGAGCCTAGAAGACGATATTGCCCTGAGCCTGGCTGCGCTGGGTATTCGCATCATCGCGCCTATTCCGGGCAAAGGCACCATCGGTATTGAGGTGCCGAACACCAAAAAGGAGATGGTCAGCATCCGCTCGGTTTTCGCCACCGAGAAGTTCGCGCACACCGAAATGGATCTGCCCATTGCCTTCGGGCGCACCATCACCAACGAGGTATTTGTGGCTGACCTGGCCAAAATGCCCCACTTGCTGATGGCCGGGGCCACGGGCCAGGGCAAGTCGGTAGGCCTGAACGTGATTTTGGCCTCCCTGCTTTACAAGCGCCACCCCGCCCAACTCAAGTTCGTGCTCGTCGACCCCAAAAAGGTGGAATTGAGCATTTTCAACAAGATTGAGCGCCACTTCCTGGCCAAGCTGCCCGATACCGAGGAAGCCATCATCACCGACACCAAAAAGGTGGTGAACACGCTCAACTCCCTGTGCATGGAGATGGACAAGCGCTACGACCTGCTGAAGGATGCCGGCTGCCGCAACTTGAAGGAGTACAACCGCAAGTTTGTGGAGCGCAAGCTGAACCCCAAGAAAGGCCACCGCTTCATGCCCTTCATCGTGCTGGTGATTGACGAGTTGGCCGACCTGATGATGACGGCCGGCAAAGAGGTGGAAACGCCCATTGCCCGCCTGGCCCAGCTGGCCCGCGCCATCGGTATCCATCTGATTGTAGCCACCCAGCGCCCGTCGGTAAACGTTATTACGGGTATCATCAAGGCCAACTTCCCTTGCCGGATTTCCTTTAAGGTGACGAGTAAAATCGACTCGCGCACCATCCTGGATACCGGCGGAGCCGACCAGCTGGTAGGCCAAGGCGACATGCTGTTCTCGGCGGGCTCCGATCTTATTCGGGTGCAGTGCGCCTTTATTGATACGCCGGAGGTTGACCGCGTGTGCGACTTCATCAGCGAGCAGCAGGGCTACCCCGATGCCTACCTGCTGCCCGAAGTAGCCGGGGAAAGCGGGGCCGGCAGCGGCGACGCGGAAGATTTCGACCCCGCCTCGCGCGACTCCATGTTTGAAGAAGCTGCCCGGGTTATCGTTACGCACCAGCAGGGCAGTACCTCCCTGTTGCAGCGGCGCCTCAAGCTGGGCTACAACCGCGCCGGCCGCCTCATCGACCAGCTGGAGCATGCCGGCATTGTGGGACCGTTTGAGGGCAGCAAGGCCCGAGAAGTTTTAATTCCGGATGAGTACAGTTTGGAACAGTTGTTGAATAGCCTGCCGAAGTAA